One window of Medicago truncatula cultivar Jemalong A17 chromosome 2, MtrunA17r5.0-ANR, whole genome shotgun sequence genomic DNA carries:
- the LOC25488244 gene encoding uncharacterized protein, whose product MLDDNDITLQDMNGNTAFFIAAAAGNMKIVDLMLKINPKLPIIKGAKGCAPIQYAALQGRYKMTWHLYDETIHCFEEKDWELLFFACIYTGIYDLAFKMVRDKKELAFARDENEKTALHLLAKNQMPLDSSCHCPEHDHNHIITNPGLKNHMVFQLVKFLWTTILERYYSSKKELNEIINKPSQLIFDAAEIGNFGFLSELISAHPSLIWEVDCENRTILHIAVLHRHASIFNVIHQIGHIKDIIVTFEDDEGNSLLHLAGKLAPQGQLELVSGAAFQMCVELLWFENVKKIMLPAQIKSKNSKGVTAEELFSNEHEKLREDAESWMKKTAESCMLISTVIATGVFAAAVTLPGGIDNTGKPNFLKKPSFLGFAISDASAFISSSTAILIFLSILVSRYGERDFYKSLPLKLIFGLITLFISITSMMVALSSSFFITFYHGSMWIPSCISIFSFLPILLYIGLQFSLFSDIIYSTYYWRTLSKPGKNMIYVIEE is encoded by the exons ATGCTTGATGACAATGATATAACATTGCAAGATATGAACGGAAACACTGCTTTTTTTATTGCTGCTGCAGCTGGAAACATGAAAATTGTTGACTTAATGCTGAAAATAAACCCCAAGTTACCAATTATAAAGGGTGCAAAAGGATGTGCTCCTATTCAGTATGCTGCTTTGCAAGGAAGATACAAAATGACATGGCATCTATATGATGAAACCATACATTGCTTTGAAGAGAAGGACTGGGAGTTATTGTTCTTTGCTTGTATCTACACAGGCATCTATG ACTTGGCCTTCAAAATGGTAAGAGACAAGAAAGAACTAGCTTTTGCACGTGatgagaatgaaaaaacagcttTACATCTCTTGGCTAAAAATCAAATGCCATTGGATTCTTCTTGTCATTGTCCAGAACATGATCATAATCACATCATCACCAATCCTG GCCTGAAAAATCATATGGTTTTCCAATTGGTTAAATTTCTCTGGACCACGATTCTAGAAAGATACTACTCATCAAAGAAGGAGTTAAATGAAATCATAAATAAACCTTCTCAACTAATATTTGATGCTGCTGAAATTGGAAATTTTGGGTTCTTATCGGAGCTTATTAGTGCCCATCCAAGCTTGATATGGGAGGTGGATTGCGAAAATCGAACTATATTACACATAGCTGTTTTGCATCGGCATGCCAGTATCTTCAATGTCATACATCAAATAGGGCATATAAAGGATATCATAGTGACATTTGAAGACGATGAAGGAAACAGTTTATTGCACTTAGCTGGAAAATTAGCACCACAAGGTCAACTTGAATTGGTTTCTGGTGCAGCTTTTCAAATGTGTGTCGAGTTATTATGGTTTGAG AATGTAAAGAAGATAATGCTGCCCGCACAGATTAAGTCGAAAAACTCCAAAGGCGTGACTGCAGAAGAACTGTTCTCAAATGAGCATGAAAAACTAAGGGAAGATGCAGAGTCTTGGATGAAAAAAACTGCGGAGTCGTGTATGCTAATTTCAACAGTCATTGCTACCGGAGTGTTCGCTGCTGCAGTTACTTTACCAGGTGGTATCGATAACACAGGAAAACCAAACTTTTTGAAGAAACCATCATTTTTGGGGTTTGCAATATCAGATGCATCTGCGTTCATTTCATCTTCGACAGCCATATTGATTTTCTTGTCTATTCTTGTCTCGCGTTATGGAGAGCGTGACTTCTATAAATCACTACCTTTAAAGCTAATATTTGGATTGATCACATTATTCATCTCCATAACAAGCATGATGGTAGCACTTAGCAGTTCCTTCTTCATAACCTTCTACCATGGTTCGATGTGGATTCCTAGTTGcatttcaatattttctttccttccaatACTTTTGTACATAGGTTTgcaattttcattgttttcagATATCATTTACTCAACCTACTATTGGAGAACTCTATCTAAGCCTGGTAAAAATATGATCTATGTGATAGAGGAGTAG